A region of Diceros bicornis minor isolate mBicDic1 chromosome 31, mDicBic1.mat.cur, whole genome shotgun sequence DNA encodes the following proteins:
- the LOC131395584 gene encoding olfactory receptor 5B3-like produces MDNRTKVTQFILLGLTDISEFQIPLFIMFTLIYLANVVGNLGMILLILMDSHLHTPMYYFLCNLSLVDLCYSSAVTPTVVAGFITVDRVISYNACAAQMFFFAAFATIENFFLASMAYDRYAAVCKPLHYTTTMTASVCARLILGCCVCGFLNASIHVGNTFRLSFCMSNVVHHFFCDVPAVLALSCSGRHVSELILLYVASFNVFFALLVILISYLFIFITILKMHSSAGYQKTLFTCASHLTAVSIFYGTLIVMYLQPSSGHSMDTDKTASVFYTMIIPMLNPVVYSLRNKEVKNAFKKVLLETKLSVCL; encoded by the coding sequence ATGGACAACAGGACGAAAGTGACACAGTTCATCCTCCTAGGACTAACTGATATTTCAGAATTTCAGATCCCCCTCTTTATAATGTTCACTCTCATTTATCTCGCCAATGTGGTTGGAAATCTGGGAATGATTCTCTTGATTCTCATGGACTCTCATCTACACACTCCTATGTATTATTTTCTCTGTAACCTGTCTCTGGTAGACTTGTGTTACTCTTCAGCTGTCACTCCCACGGTCGTGGCGGGGTTTATTACAGTAGACAGGGTCATATCTTACAATGCATGTGCTGCTCAGATGTTCTTTTTTGCAGCTTTTGCCACTATAGAAAATTTTTTCTTGGCATCAATGGCCTATGATCGCTACGCAGCAGTGTGCAAACCCCTACATTACACCACCACCATGACGGCAAGTGTGTGTGCACGTCTGATCCTAGGCTGCTGTGTCTGTGGTTTCCTGAATGCCTCCATCCATGTGGGGAACACATTCCGTCTCTCTTTCTGTATGTCCAATGTGGTCCATCACTTTTTCTGTGATGTTCCAGCAGTCTTGGCTCTATCTTGCTCTggtaggcatgtgagtgagctGATTCTTCTTTATGTAGCCAGCTTCAATGTTTTCTTTGCTCTCCTAGTTATCTTGATATCCTACCTATTCATATTTATCACCATCCTAAAGATGCACTCATCTGCAGGATACCAGAAGACTTTATTCACCTGTGCCTCCCACCTCACTGCAGTCTCCATCTTCTATGGGACTCTTATTGTCATGTACTTACAGCCCAGCTCCGGTCATTCCATGGACACTGACAAAACAGCATCCGTGTTCTATACTATGATCATACCCATGCTCAACCCTGTGgtctacagcctgaggaacaagGAGGTCAAGAATGCATTCAAGAAGGTTCTTTTGGAGACAAAACTGTCTGTATGTTTGTGA